The proteins below are encoded in one region of Amorphus orientalis:
- a CDS encoding mechanosensitive ion channel family protein: protein MNPDELAADLTGRFPQIRSAWQTVEGAIGQDTLGFPLDRILLAVVVFLLFYILRRPLRSLVLLLLTRLIGLTATKQRDQVIEALRGPIGLLPVALGAYFAFEIVRADEGGQIAVISAHVVASLVLAAVFWALFGLVTPLVESLRPYSGGLTQSMIDWIRRILASLVAFLGGAAILQEWGVQVGPLLAGMGIAGAAVALGAQDLFKNLIAGILILAEKRFQYGDWVKVDGVVDGTVEYIGFRSTKVRNFDDTLVQVPNTDLSDKAVTNYSAMRRRRIYWTIGVPYSTTVDQLREIRDGIEAYILDSGDFVSPKEMSTFVRIDSFGASSINIMVYCFTKTTIWAEWLAAKERLAYKLMDIVYGAGSSFAFPSTSLYVESLPEGKPDRFLPPDEDGKPQVEEADDTPRGPGATDSRGKPLGNAIGPGKAGPSDGSDGGEAGEGEAG from the coding sequence GTGAATCCAGACGAGCTCGCGGCCGATCTGACGGGCCGGTTTCCGCAGATCCGGTCGGCCTGGCAGACGGTTGAGGGCGCCATCGGACAGGACACGCTCGGCTTTCCGCTGGACCGCATCCTGCTCGCGGTGGTCGTCTTTCTGCTGTTCTACATCCTGCGGCGACCGCTGCGGTCCCTCGTCCTGCTCCTGTTGACGCGGCTCATCGGACTGACCGCCACGAAGCAGCGCGACCAGGTGATCGAGGCGCTGCGTGGTCCCATCGGGCTTCTGCCCGTCGCGCTGGGCGCCTATTTCGCGTTCGAGATCGTCCGCGCCGACGAGGGCGGCCAGATCGCGGTGATTTCCGCCCATGTGGTGGCGAGCCTGGTGCTGGCAGCGGTGTTCTGGGCGCTGTTCGGCCTGGTCACGCCGCTCGTGGAATCGCTCCGGCCCTATTCCGGCGGGCTGACCCAGTCGATGATCGACTGGATCCGCCGCATTCTGGCGAGCCTCGTCGCCTTTCTCGGCGGGGCCGCGATCCTGCAGGAATGGGGCGTCCAGGTCGGTCCGCTCCTGGCCGGCATGGGAATCGCGGGTGCGGCCGTCGCGCTGGGCGCCCAGGACCTGTTCAAGAACCTGATCGCCGGCATTCTCATCCTGGCGGAAAAGCGCTTCCAGTACGGCGACTGGGTCAAGGTCGACGGGGTCGTCGACGGCACCGTGGAATATATCGGCTTCCGCTCCACCAAGGTGCGCAACTTCGACGACACGCTGGTCCAGGTGCCGAACACCGACCTGTCCGACAAGGCGGTGACGAACTACTCCGCCATGCGCCGGCGCCGGATCTACTGGACGATCGGCGTGCCCTACTCGACCACCGTCGATCAGCTCAGGGAGATCCGCGACGGGATCGAGGCGTACATCCTCGACTCCGGGGACTTCGTGTCGCCGAAGGAGATGTCGACCTTCGTCCGGATCGACTCCTTCGGGGCGTCGTCGATCAACATCATGGTCTATTGCTTCACCAAGACGACGATCTGGGCGGAGTGGCTGGCGGCCAAGGAGCGGCTTGCCTACAAGCTGATGGACATCGTCTACGGGGCCGGCTCCAGTTTCGCCTTTCCCTCCACCTCGCTCTACGTGGAGAGCCTGCCGGAAGGCAAGCCGGATCGGTTTCTGCCGCCGGACGAGGACGGCAAGCCGCAGGTCGAAGAGGCCGACGACACGCCGCGCGGCCCCGGCGCGACCGACAGCAGGGGCAAACCGCTCGGCAACGCGATCGGACCGGGCAAGGCGGGGCCATCGGACGGCAGCGACGGCGGAGAAGCGGGCGAGGGCGAGGCCGGATAG
- the chrA gene encoding chromate efflux transporter, whose translation MQDRPETETDVVASGSAAEVFRVFLVLGLTSFGGPIAHLGYFRSAVVERRKWLSEAAYADLIALCQFLPGPASSQVGMGIGLKRAGYLGMAAAWTAFTLPSAIALVVFAYGLTALGDTEGAGWIAGLKAAAVAVVAQALLGMAGSLAPDARRATIAAAAMIALLILPTTWAQVLVIALGAAIGLVVLPRPEDGAGEGGLDVKVSRPVALTALAVFFVLLAGLPLAAAISDSFALTILDTFYRAGSLVFGGGHVVLPLLEQSVVGPGLVPDSAFLAGYGAAQAVPGPLFTFAAFLGAVLNGPVSGIAGAVLALLAIFLPSALLVIGTLPFWAALRHRPNARRALMGVNAAVIGLLAAALYDPVFTRGITSPMALAIAVAAYVALSQWKAPPWAVVVASGVVGGVVL comes from the coding sequence ATGCAGGATCGCCCCGAGACGGAAACCGACGTCGTCGCGAGCGGCAGCGCTGCCGAAGTCTTCCGCGTCTTCCTCGTCCTCGGGCTGACCTCGTTCGGCGGCCCGATCGCGCATCTGGGCTATTTCCGCTCCGCCGTCGTGGAACGCCGCAAGTGGCTCTCCGAAGCCGCCTACGCCGACCTCATCGCGCTCTGCCAGTTCCTGCCGGGTCCTGCCTCGAGCCAGGTCGGCATGGGGATCGGCCTGAAACGGGCCGGCTATCTCGGCATGGCCGCCGCGTGGACCGCCTTCACCCTTCCCTCCGCCATCGCCCTGGTCGTGTTCGCCTATGGGCTGACCGCCCTGGGCGACACCGAAGGCGCCGGCTGGATCGCCGGCCTGAAGGCCGCCGCCGTCGCGGTCGTTGCCCAGGCGCTCCTCGGCATGGCCGGCTCGCTTGCCCCCGACGCACGGCGCGCCACCATCGCGGCAGCCGCCATGATCGCGCTCCTGATCCTGCCGACCACCTGGGCCCAGGTGCTGGTCATCGCCCTCGGCGCCGCCATCGGTCTGGTGGTTCTGCCGCGCCCCGAGGACGGAGCCGGCGAAGGCGGGCTCGACGTGAAGGTCTCCCGGCCGGTCGCGCTGACCGCGCTCGCCGTGTTCTTCGTGCTGCTCGCCGGCCTGCCGCTCGCGGCCGCCATCTCCGACAGCTTCGCGCTGACGATCCTCGACACGTTCTACCGCGCCGGCAGCCTCGTGTTCGGCGGCGGCCACGTGGTGCTGCCGCTCCTGGAACAGTCGGTGGTCGGGCCGGGGCTCGTCCCCGACAGCGCCTTCCTCGCCGGCTACGGCGCGGCCCAGGCGGTACCCGGCCCGCTGTTCACCTTCGCCGCCTTCCTGGGCGCCGTCCTCAACGGGCCGGTGAGCGGGATCGCGGGCGCGGTCCTCGCGCTTCTCGCGATCTTCCTGCCCTCCGCGCTGCTGGTGATCGGCACCCTGCCCTTCTGGGCGGCGCTCCGGCATCGCCCGAACGCCCGGCGCGCGCTGATGGGGGTGAACGCCGCCGTGATCGGCCTGCTCGCCGCCGCCCTCTACGACCCGGTGTTCACCCGCGGCATCACCTCGCCCATGGCGCTGGCCATCGCGGTTGCCGCCTATGTCGCGCTCAGCCAGTGGAAGGCGCCGCCCTGGGCGGTGGTGGTCGCCTCCGGCGTGGTCGGCGGGGTCGTGCTTTAA
- a CDS encoding AsmA family protein → MKRVLIALATLCVIVVGTLAALPLFISTQWVRDTVVGQLSRATGLAIAIDGDVGLRAFPTVGLSAESVRVRAPDGADVMSLDTLRADLGLLPLLSGNIRVNEIVLDGLRLALIRQEDGTITLPGLRAASASAADGAAETTGSDGLRDVVAILERLSVGRFDIRNGVVVVEDVGTGLRETVDQLALRLRLPDIDATAHAEGSLRFRDRPLSFTADIETPRSLTSTAPTAVSLAIEEGPMTADLDGTAILADTVSFDGRIAFASDDLSDAVAWASGSAPGVDIGSVSVEATAVMTPLALALTDIGGQIGGSVITGEITLPTATEIPQIRGTLAADTIDLAEFLPQTTADDAAPAAPDDGSLDLSGLNAVDVDLSVTVGELATPQATLRDARARILLQAGDLSIDVPSAGLDGGTLALSIRARDDAGTAAVDGRFRAADVPLATLLAVAPQPYEASGTATANVGFEGRGTTVDALLDAANVTGTVGLRDARVTGLPLADAVPGDSAAGTLEAINLDAEFAGTTGPVSLAGGVTWRGTPFRVDGSMGAPGTLLSGAPTDFRVGLASDRVSASYSGTVTLAGDLSGRIGLATPSLRTLLAWLDRPVGSGDGLAAASIEGVLTAGASSVSLSEAVVSLDASSARGGVSVALAGERPVINADLAFGRLDLTPYVSGQSTAADAPPASDEGWSREPLDLASLRAVDASLSLTAETITIDALKTGAATLGVTLENGTLDALLSQFELYSGSGTGRVQISDRSGATASAEFALDGVDVHRLLKDGADFGALAGTGRIALNVAGSGDSAYALIRAMDGSASFQIANGAILGVNIPRLVRRLSTSVLTGWQSDPAEKTDFTAFGSSFAISDGVATTDDLSLIGPLVRMSGEGSADLADKTLDFRVDPRVVASLEGQGSEADLKGLGVPIVINGPWSDPRIYPDIRGILQNPQAALEQLKSVSGQFEDLADLGATGALVGQVASGDTGGALSNLITQQLGQIGGGGGSGGGDLQNALSSIARQQLAGGRDSGNAGADGSGSADDLIGSAIGQLAGGLAGQQQAPPQQVQTTEVAPAEAPAESQPIAPQAPSPPPDTAQVVSGVIGSLTGQQQQGQQQPRPEQVVGGLVGGLLGQAAPTDPSAQAAASLLSGVFGARPAQQPAQQPAPQAVQQPAPQQAQPVQAVPVTVVPRPNPRR, encoded by the coding sequence ATGAAACGCGTCCTGATCGCCCTGGCCACGCTCTGCGTGATCGTGGTCGGCACCCTTGCCGCCCTGCCGCTGTTCATCTCGACCCAATGGGTGCGGGACACGGTGGTGGGTCAGCTCAGCCGGGCCACCGGGCTCGCGATCGCGATTGACGGCGATGTCGGGCTGCGCGCGTTTCCGACGGTCGGGCTGTCGGCGGAATCGGTGCGCGTGCGCGCGCCGGATGGCGCGGATGTCATGTCGCTCGACACCCTGCGCGCCGATCTCGGCCTGCTGCCGCTCCTGTCGGGCAACATCCGCGTCAACGAGATCGTGCTCGACGGGCTCCGGCTCGCGCTCATCCGTCAGGAGGACGGCACCATCACCCTGCCGGGCCTGCGTGCGGCCTCCGCGTCCGCGGCGGACGGCGCGGCGGAGACGACCGGCTCGGACGGCCTGCGCGACGTGGTCGCGATCCTGGAACGGCTTTCGGTCGGCCGGTTCGATATTCGCAACGGCGTCGTCGTGGTGGAAGACGTCGGCACGGGGCTGCGCGAAACCGTGGACCAGCTCGCCCTGCGCCTGCGGCTGCCGGACATCGACGCGACCGCCCATGCCGAGGGAAGCCTGCGCTTCCGCGACCGGCCCCTGTCGTTCACCGCCGACATCGAAACCCCGCGCTCGCTGACGTCCACCGCGCCGACGGCGGTCAGCCTTGCCATCGAGGAAGGTCCGATGACCGCCGACCTCGACGGCACGGCGATCCTCGCCGATACGGTCAGCTTCGACGGCCGCATCGCGTTCGCCAGCGACGACCTCTCGGACGCCGTCGCATGGGCCAGCGGCAGCGCGCCGGGCGTCGACATCGGCTCGGTGTCGGTGGAGGCCACCGCGGTCATGACACCGCTCGCGCTGGCGCTCACCGACATCGGTGGTCAGATCGGCGGTAGTGTGATCACGGGTGAGATCACACTACCGACGGCCACCGAGATCCCCCAGATCCGCGGCACGCTCGCCGCCGACACCATCGATCTGGCGGAGTTCCTACCCCAGACGACCGCCGATGACGCGGCGCCGGCTGCCCCGGACGACGGCAGCCTCGACCTCTCCGGCCTGAATGCGGTCGACGTCGATCTGTCCGTCACCGTCGGCGAACTGGCGACACCCCAGGCGACGCTTCGCGATGCCCGGGCCCGCATCCTTCTCCAGGCCGGCGATCTCAGCATCGACGTTCCCAGCGCCGGGCTCGACGGCGGCACCCTCGCCCTGTCGATCCGGGCGCGCGACGACGCCGGAACCGCCGCCGTCGACGGCCGCTTCCGGGCAGCCGACGTGCCGCTGGCGACGCTGCTCGCGGTCGCCCCGCAGCCCTACGAGGCTTCGGGAACGGCCACGGCCAATGTCGGTTTCGAGGGCCGGGGCACCACTGTCGACGCCCTTCTCGACGCAGCCAATGTCACAGGGACCGTCGGCCTGCGCGATGCGCGCGTCACCGGCCTCCCGCTCGCCGACGCCGTGCCCGGCGACAGCGCCGCCGGCACCCTGGAGGCCATCAATCTCGATGCCGAGTTCGCCGGGACCACCGGCCCGGTCTCGCTGGCGGGCGGCGTCACCTGGCGCGGCACCCCGTTCCGGGTCGACGGGTCGATGGGCGCGCCCGGCACCCTGCTCTCCGGCGCCCCGACGGATTTCCGCGTCGGCCTCGCCTCCGACCGGGTGTCGGCCAGCTACAGCGGCACCGTGACCCTTGCCGGCGATCTCTCCGGACGGATCGGGCTCGCCACCCCGTCGCTGCGGACCCTGCTCGCCTGGCTCGACCGTCCCGTGGGCAGCGGCGACGGTCTGGCGGCCGCCTCCATCGAGGGGGTGCTCACCGCCGGCGCGTCCAGCGTATCCCTGTCGGAGGCCGTGGTCTCGCTCGACGCCAGCTCCGCCCGCGGCGGCGTGTCCGTGGCGCTTGCCGGCGAGCGGCCGGTCATCAACGCCGATCTTGCCTTCGGCCGGCTCGATCTCACCCCTTACGTCTCCGGCCAGTCGACCGCCGCCGACGCCCCTCCGGCCAGCGACGAGGGCTGGAGCCGCGAGCCTCTCGACCTCGCCAGCCTCCGGGCCGTCGACGCCTCCCTGTCGTTGACGGCGGAGACCATCACCATCGACGCCCTGAAGACCGGGGCCGCCACCCTCGGCGTCACGCTGGAGAACGGCACCCTCGACGCCCTCCTCAGCCAGTTCGAGCTCTATTCCGGCTCCGGCACGGGCCGCGTCCAGATCAGCGACCGCTCCGGCGCGACCGCCAGCGCCGAATTCGCGCTGGACGGCGTCGACGTCCACCGGCTGCTCAAGGACGGCGCGGACTTCGGCGCGCTTGCCGGCACCGGCCGCATTGCGCTCAACGTCGCCGGATCCGGCGACAGCGCCTATGCGCTGATCCGCGCGATGGACGGCTCCGCCTCCTTCCAGATCGCCAACGGCGCCATCCTCGGCGTCAACATCCCGCGCCTGGTCCGTCGGCTGTCCACCTCCGTTCTCACCGGCTGGCAGTCCGACCCGGCGGAGAAGACGGACTTCACCGCCTTCGGCAGCTCGTTCGCGATCTCCGATGGCGTGGCCACCACCGACGACCTCTCCCTGATCGGGCCGCTGGTGCGGATGAGCGGCGAAGGCAGCGCCGACCTCGCCGACAAGACCCTCGACTTCCGGGTCGATCCGCGCGTGGTCGCCAGCCTGGAAGGCCAGGGGAGCGAGGCCGATCTGAAGGGCCTCGGCGTGCCCATCGTCATCAACGGTCCCTGGTCCGATCCGCGCATCTATCCCGATATCAGAGGCATTCTCCAGAATCCGCAGGCGGCGCTAGAGCAGCTCAAATCGGTGAGCGGCCAGTTCGAGGATCTGGCCGACCTCGGTGCCACCGGCGCCCTGGTCGGACAGGTCGCCTCCGGCGACACCGGCGGCGCGCTCAGCAATCTCATCACCCAGCAACTCGGCCAGATCGGCGGGGGCGGCGGCTCCGGCGGCGGCGACCTTCAAAACGCGCTCTCCTCGATCGCCCGCCAGCAGCTCGCAGGCGGCCGGGACAGCGGCAATGCCGGGGCCGACGGCTCCGGCTCGGCCGACGACCTGATCGGCTCGGCGATCGGCCAGCTCGCCGGCGGTCTCGCCGGCCAGCAGCAGGCCCCGCCTCAGCAGGTGCAGACCACCGAGGTCGCGCCCGCCGAGGCTCCGGCCGAGAGCCAGCCGATCGCGCCCCAGGCGCCGTCGCCACCGCCCGACACGGCCCAGGTGGTTTCCGGCGTGATCGGCAGCCTCACCGGCCAGCAGCAGCAGGGCCAGCAGCAGCCCCGTCCCGAACAGGTGGTCGGAGGGCTGGTCGGCGGGCTCCTCGGCCAGGCCGCTCCCACGGACCCGAGCGCCCAGGCCGCCGCCTCGCTCCTGAGCGGCGTCTTCGGTGCCCGCCCGGCGCAACAGCCGGCACAACAGCCCGCGCCCCAGGCGGTTCAGCAGCCGGCGCCGCAGCAGGCCCAGCCGGTCCAGGCGGTCCCGGTCACCGTCGTGCCGCGCCCCAATCCGCGGCGCTGA
- a CDS encoding ActR/PrrA/RegA family redox response regulator transcription factor, whose product MTVTDTSTQDEITLPDGEVTLLIVDDDHAFVQRLARAMEKRGFETETSETIEDAIARIESNPPAYAVVDMRLGDGNGLDVVDRLRQVRPDARSVVLTGYGNIATAVTAVKLGAMDYLSKPADADDVVTALLRNPEDRAAPPDNPMSADRVRWEHIQRIYELCDRNVSETARRLNMHRRTLQRILAKRAPR is encoded by the coding sequence ATGACAGTGACCGACACGAGTACCCAGGACGAGATCACCCTTCCCGACGGCGAGGTCACGCTGCTGATCGTCGATGACGATCACGCATTCGTGCAGCGCCTCGCCCGGGCCATGGAGAAGCGCGGCTTCGAGACCGAGACGTCCGAAACCATCGAGGACGCGATCGCCCGGATCGAGAGCAACCCGCCGGCCTATGCCGTGGTCGACATGCGGCTGGGCGACGGCAACGGTCTCGATGTGGTCGACAGGCTGCGGCAGGTCCGCCCCGACGCCCGCAGCGTCGTGCTGACCGGCTACGGCAACATCGCCACCGCGGTGACCGCCGTGAAGCTCGGTGCGATGGACTATCTGTCGAAACCGGCCGATGCGGACGACGTGGTGACCGCCCTGCTGCGCAATCCGGAAGACCGGGCGGCGCCGCCGGACAATCCCATGTCGGCCGATCGGGTGCGCTGGGAACACATCCAGCGGATCTACGAGCTGTGCGACCGCAATGTCTCGGAGACGGCACGGCGGCTGAACATGCACCGCCGGACCCTGCAGCGCATCCTCGCCAAGCGCGCCCCGCGCTGA
- a CDS encoding ActS/PrrB/RegB family redox-sensitive histidine kinase has protein sequence MTAPMNLDHAPAFGQRNVRLDTLIRLRWLAVGGQTATVLVVGLVFGFPLPVPACFGLIAASALLNVVLRLRFSSSRRLSEPNTAMLLGFDILQLAALLYLTGGLVNPFAFLMIAPVMISATALPPQKTLLLASLVLIAATFLAIHHLPLPWYEGEVLELPLLYIGAVWLALTCSLGLMGVFTFRVADEARQLSDALAATELVLAREQHLSALDGLAAAAAHELGTPLATIALVSKELEREIEAGSPHAEDVRLLRTQTDRCRDILRKLTTLANEPDGHFDRMSLAQLIEEVVAPTRDFGIDVHVLREGSTPDEPIVARSPAILYGLGNLLENAVDFAETDVHVTARWSDDRVTIEIEDDGRGFSETVLDRLGDPYVTSRATRSAGGGLGLGVFIAKTLLERSGARLTFANRRPPKRGACVEAEWERAAIDLSRSPDAGPSFPA, from the coding sequence ATGACCGCTCCCATGAATCTGGATCACGCCCCCGCCTTCGGCCAGCGCAACGTGCGCCTCGACACGCTGATCCGGCTGCGATGGCTCGCCGTCGGCGGCCAGACGGCCACCGTGCTCGTGGTCGGTCTGGTCTTCGGCTTTCCGCTTCCGGTTCCGGCCTGCTTCGGCCTGATCGCGGCCTCGGCCCTGTTGAATGTCGTCCTGCGTCTCAGGTTCTCGTCCAGCCGGCGGCTGTCGGAACCGAACACCGCGATGCTGCTCGGATTCGACATTCTCCAGCTCGCCGCGCTTCTCTACCTGACCGGCGGCCTGGTCAATCCTTTCGCGTTCCTGATGATCGCGCCGGTGATGATTTCCGCAACCGCCCTGCCGCCCCAGAAGACCCTGCTTCTGGCAAGCCTGGTGCTGATCGCGGCCACCTTTCTCGCGATCCATCACCTGCCGCTGCCCTGGTACGAGGGCGAGGTCCTGGAGCTGCCGCTTCTCTATATCGGGGCGGTGTGGCTGGCGCTCACCTGCAGCCTCGGCCTTATGGGCGTGTTCACCTTCCGGGTCGCCGACGAGGCCCGGCAGCTGTCCGACGCACTCGCCGCAACCGAACTCGTGCTCGCCCGCGAGCAGCACCTGAGCGCGCTCGACGGCCTTGCCGCCGCCGCTGCCCACGAGCTCGGCACGCCGCTGGCCACCATCGCCCTCGTCTCCAAGGAACTGGAACGGGAGATCGAAGCCGGCTCGCCCCACGCCGAGGACGTGCGCCTCCTGCGCACCCAGACCGACCGGTGCCGCGACATCCTGCGCAAGCTCACCACCCTGGCCAACGAGCCGGACGGCCACTTCGACCGCATGAGCCTCGCCCAGCTCATCGAGGAGGTCGTGGCGCCCACCCGGGATTTCGGCATCGACGTCCACGTGCTGCGCGAGGGCAGCACCCCGGACGAGCCGATCGTCGCGCGCAGCCCGGCGATCCTCTACGGGCTGGGCAATCTTCTTGAGAACGCCGTCGACTTCGCCGAGACCGACGTCCACGTCACGGCGCGCTGGTCCGACGACCGGGTGACGATCGAGATCGAGGACGACGGACGCGGCTTTTCCGAAACCGTCCTCGACCGGCTCGGCGACCCCTATGTCACCAGCCGGGCGACGCGCTCGGCCGGCGGCGGACTGGGCCTCGGCGTCTTCATCGCCAAGACGCTGCTGGAACGCTCCGGCGCCCGGCTGACGTTCGCGAACCGGCGTCCGCCGAAGCGCGGCGCCTGCGTGGAGGCGGAATGGGAGCGCGCCGCCATCGACCTCTCGCGCAGCCCGGACGCCGGTCCGTCGTTCCCGGCATAG
- a CDS encoding ABC transporter ATP-binding protein, translating into MDTTVAPREAMTDPAIALDGVVKDYDGNRAVGEIDFAIRRGSVTGLLGGNGAGKTTTIAMIMGLVLPTAGSIRVLGHDMLRERHKVLHRVNFESPYVEMPMRLTVRQNLTVFANLYGVSRVRARVVELAEALELTEVLDRPSGRLSAGQKTRVSLAKALINTPELLLLDEPTASLDPDTADWIRSRLEDYRRERGATILLASHNMAEVERMCDDVIMMRKGEVVDRGAPQELIGRYGRTTMEDVFLDVARGRSSAEVPDADRPAS; encoded by the coding sequence ATGGATACGACCGTCGCACCCCGCGAGGCGATGACCGATCCGGCGATCGCCCTGGACGGCGTGGTCAAGGACTATGACGGAAACCGCGCGGTGGGCGAGATCGACTTCGCCATCCGGCGCGGCTCGGTGACGGGCCTGCTGGGCGGCAACGGGGCGGGCAAGACCACGACGATCGCCATGATCATGGGGCTCGTGCTGCCCACCGCCGGCTCGATCCGCGTGCTCGGCCACGACATGCTGCGCGAGCGCCACAAGGTGCTGCACCGGGTCAATTTCGAAAGCCCCTATGTGGAAATGCCGATGCGCCTGACCGTGCGCCAGAACCTGACGGTGTTCGCCAACCTCTATGGGGTGAGCCGGGTGCGGGCGCGGGTGGTGGAGCTTGCCGAGGCGCTGGAGCTGACGGAGGTGCTCGACCGGCCGTCCGGGCGGCTGTCGGCGGGCCAGAAGACGCGGGTGAGTCTCGCCAAGGCGCTGATCAACACGCCGGAGCTGCTGCTTCTGGACGAGCCGACGGCATCGCTCGATCCCGACACGGCCGACTGGATCCGGTCGCGGCTGGAAGACTACCGCCGGGAGCGCGGCGCGACGATCCTGCTGGCCTCCCACAACATGGCGGAGGTGGAGCGGATGTGCGACGACGTGATCATGATGCGCAAGGGCGAGGTCGTGGATCGCGGGGCGCCCCAGGAGCTGATCGGCCGCTACGGACGGACGACCATGGAGGACGTGTTTCTCGACGTCGCCCGCGGCCGGTCGAGTGCGGAGGTGCCAGACGCCGACCGGCCGGCGTCCTGA
- a CDS encoding ABC transporter permease translates to MLYSRTGAGIPEYRSISPARTFAMIQRYTYLLRSSWPRVLELIYWPTVQMLMWGFLQLYLNEQSGFIAGAGSVFIGSVLLWDILFRGQLGFSISFLEEMWARNIGNLMMTPLRPAEFIAALMGMSVIRLAIGLVPVTAMAYAFFSFNLWSLGLVLVAFFANLILTSWAIGIAVSGLVLRQGLGAETLAWSLTFLLLPLTCVYYPVAVLPEWLQTIAWMLPPTYVFEGMRAVLIDGVFRADLMIWALGLNAVLITGASVLFVALFNASRSAGSLLALGE, encoded by the coding sequence ATGCTCTATTCGCGCACCGGCGCCGGAATTCCCGAATACCGCTCGATCTCCCCGGCGCGGACCTTCGCCATGATCCAGCGCTACACCTATCTGCTGCGCTCGTCCTGGCCCCGGGTGCTGGAGCTGATCTACTGGCCGACCGTGCAGATGCTGATGTGGGGCTTCCTGCAGCTCTATCTCAACGAGCAGTCCGGTTTCATCGCCGGGGCGGGCAGCGTGTTCATCGGCTCGGTGCTGCTCTGGGACATCCTGTTCCGCGGCCAGCTCGGCTTCTCGATCTCCTTCCTGGAGGAGATGTGGGCGCGCAACATCGGCAACCTGATGATGACGCCGCTCAGGCCGGCGGAGTTCATCGCCGCGCTGATGGGCATGAGTGTGATCCGGCTGGCGATCGGACTGGTGCCGGTGACGGCGATGGCCTACGCCTTCTTCTCCTTCAATCTGTGGTCGCTGGGTCTGGTTCTGGTGGCGTTCTTCGCGAACCTGATCCTGACCAGCTGGGCGATCGGCATCGCCGTGTCCGGGCTGGTGCTGCGCCAGGGGCTGGGCGCGGAGACGCTGGCCTGGTCGCTGACCTTCCTGCTCCTGCCGCTGACCTGTGTCTACTATCCGGTGGCGGTGCTGCCGGAGTGGCTGCAGACGATCGCCTGGATGCTGCCGCCGACCTACGTGTTCGAAGGCATGCGGGCCGTCCTCATCGACGGCGTGTTCCGGGCCGATCTGATGATCTGGGCGCTGGGTCTCAACGCAGTCCTGATCACCGGCGCGAGCGTGCTCTTCGTGGCCCTGTTCAACGCGTCCCGGTCGGCCGGGTCGCTGCTGGCCCTCGGCGAATGA